In Glycine max cultivar Williams 82 chromosome 7, Glycine_max_v4.0, whole genome shotgun sequence, a single window of DNA contains:
- the LOC100814032 gene encoding mitochondrial adenine nucleotide transporter ADNT1, with protein sequence MASENVKTGDSAVTTIVNLAEEAKLAREGVVKAPSYALASICKSLVAGGVAGGVSRTAVAPLERLKILLQVQNPHNIKYNGTVQGLKYIWRTEGFRGLFKGNGTNCARIVPNSAVKFFSYEQASKGILHLYQQQTGNEDAQLTPLLRLGAGACAGIIAMSATYPMDMVRGRITVQTEASPYQYRGMFHALSTVLREEGPRALYKGWLPSVIGVIPYVGLNFAVYESLKDYLIKSNPFGLVENSELSVTTRLACGAAAGTVGQTVAYPLDVIRRRMQMVGWNHAASVLTGDGRGKVPLEYTGMVDAFRKTVQHEGFGALYKGLVPNSVKVVPSIAIAFVTYEVVKDILGVEIRISD encoded by the exons ATGGCTTCGGAGAATGTGAAGACCGGGGATTCCGCCGTCACCACCATCGTCAATCTCGCCGAGGAGGCCAAGCTCGCCAGAGAAGGCGTCGTCAAAGCTCCCAGCTACGCCCTCGCCAGCATCTGCAAGTCGCTCGTCGCCGGTGGCGTCGCCGGAGGAGT GTCACGTACTGCAGTTGCTCCTCTGGAACGATTGAAAATTTTGCTGCAG GTCCAGAATCCTCATAACATTAAATACAATGGAACAGTACAAGGCCTAAAATATATATGGAGGACTGAAGGATTTCGTGGACTTTTCAAAGGGAATGGTACTAATTGTGCTAGAATTGTCCCTAATTCTGCTGTTAAGTTCTTCAGTTATGAGCAAGCTTCTAA AGGTATACTGCATCTGTATCAGCAGCAAACTGGAAATG AGGATGCTCAGCTGACTCCTCTTTTACGTCTTGGAGCTGGAGCATGTGCTGGAATAATTGCTATGTCTGCAACTTATCCAATGGATATGGTTCGAGGCAGGATTACTGTGCAG ACTGAGGCATCCCCATATCAGTACAGAGGAATGTTCCATGCTTTGTCTACTGTGCTTAGGGAAGAAGGTCCTCGTGCTTTATATAAGGGCTGGCTTCCTTCAGTTATTGGAGTT ATTCCTTATGTAGGTCTCAACTTTGCTGTCTATGAGTCTCTAaaagattatttaattaaatccaACCCATTTGGTCTAGTTGAAAATTCTGAGTTGAGTGTGACAACACGCCTGGCTTGTGGTGCTGCTGCTGGAACTGTTGGACAAACTGTTGCTTACCCTCTTGACGTTATCCGTCGAAGAATGCAGATGGTCGGTTGGAACCATGCTGCTTCTGTTCTAACTGGCGATGGAAGAGGCAAAGTTCCACTGGAATACACTGGAATGGTCGATGCATTCAGAAAAACTGTTCAGCATGAGGGATTTGGTGCATTATACAAGGGTCTGGTGCCCAACTCTGTAAAG GTGGTCCCATCAATAGCAATTGCATTCGTAACATATGAGGTGGTGAAGGACATTTTAGGAGTTGAGATCAGAATATCGGACTAA